A genomic stretch from Hoplias malabaricus isolate fHopMal1 chromosome 4, fHopMal1.hap1, whole genome shotgun sequence includes:
- the LOC136695619 gene encoding uncharacterized protein isoform X1 has product MEKGWLLLSRREMLNIFNPFTLRGAVALATTGALIYGIRRGGFSWIWGRKSQNNQDASLNMGVDGYICVGLLDNEANQHSSDHTPLNTESASVAASTSGSNEVDDSNVSSEQPGTSLRPARRTSAWYDLSKRGCTTKPLTAYALATGVHKRQLEARKYRPQVECHIVVIHDPEYEEMVRRFDETTFIGRTYRARGPKILEARTFIFLDEEPESSVKEEMPSTSRQQDVEGSVSGAEESGSSAGEVVQGNGHSESTSTEQCAPTPATQPGEEDIEGSVSGAEESVSSAGVVVAQVLDHPESTSTEQCAPTPATNSRRWKIGSRLRKALRAFSCCSASRDSNSEPEPAVQDEPNQNQGSRTPRRSGGFLRRLFHKRR; this is encoded by the exons ATGGAGAAAGGTTGGCTATTGTTGTCTCGCAGAGAGATGCTCAACATCTTTAACCCCTTCACGTTAAGGGGTGCCGTGGCTTTGGCCACCACCGGAGCTCTGATCTATGGTATCAGACGCGGTGGCTTTTCCTGGATCTGGGGAAGA AAATCACAAAACAATCAGGATGCTTCCCTGAACATGGGGGTAGATGGCTATATCTGTGTTGGCCTGCTGGACAATGAGGCAAACCAGCACAGTTCAGACCACACCCCTCTGAACACCGAGAGTGCCTCAGTAGCTGCATCAACCTCTGGATCCAATGAGGTTGATGACAGCAACGTCAGCTCTGAGCAGCCTGGTACCAGTCTGCGTCCCGCCAGGAGGACTTCCGCTTGGTACGATTTATCAAAAAGAGGCTGCACGACAAAGCCCCTCACAGCCTACGCTCTCGCTACAGGGGTGCACAAACGACAGCTGGAGGCACGGAAATATAGGCCACAAGTGGAGTGTCATATTGTGGTCATTCATGACCCGGAGTACGAGGAGATGGTGCGGAGGTTTGACGAAACCACATTCATAGGTCGAACCTAtcgtgcgagaggtccgaagaTCTTAGAGGCACGGACCTTTATCTTCTTGGATGAAGAGCCTGAGAGCAGCGTCAAGGAGGAGATGCCTTCAACCAGTCGGCAGCAGGACGTTGAAGGCAGTGTCTCAGGTGCTGAAGAGAGCGGGTCATCGGCAGGAGAAGTGGTTCAAGGTAATGGCCACAGTGAGAGCACCAGCACAGAGCAGTGTGCTCCAACTCCTGCCACACAGCCAGGTGAAGAGGACATTGAAGGCAGTGTCTCAGGTGCTGAAGAGAGCGTGTCATCGGCAGGAGTAGTGGTGGCTCAAGTTCTTGACCACCCTGAGAGCACCAGCACAGAGCAGTGTGCTCCAACTCCTGCCACAAACAGCAGACGGTGGAAGATTGGCTCCCGTCTGAGGAAGGCATTGAGAGCCTTCAGTTGCTGCTCTGCCTCCAGAGACAGCAACAGTGAACCTGAACCAGCGGTTCAGGACGAGCCCAATCAGAACCAGGGCTCCAGGACGCCTCGAAGATCTGGAGGGTTCCTGAGGAGGCTGTTCCACAAACGGAGATGA
- the LOC136695619 gene encoding uncharacterized protein isoform X2 translates to MEKGWLLLSRREMLNIFNPFTLRGAVALATTGALIYGIRRGGFSWIWGRKSQNNQDASLNMGVDGYICVGLLDNEANQHSSDHTPLNTESASVAASTSGSNEVDDSNVSSEQPGTSLRPARRTSAWYDLSKRGCTTKPLTAYALATGVHKRQLEARKYRPQVECHIVVIHDPEYEEMVRRFDETTFIGRTYRARGPKILEARTFIFLDEEPESSVKEEMPSTSRQQDVEGSVSGAEESVSSAGVVVAQVLDHPESTSTEQCAPTPATNSRRWKIGSRLRKALRAFSCCSASRDSNSEPEPAVQDEPNQNQGSRTPRRSGGFLRRLFHKRR, encoded by the exons ATGGAGAAAGGTTGGCTATTGTTGTCTCGCAGAGAGATGCTCAACATCTTTAACCCCTTCACGTTAAGGGGTGCCGTGGCTTTGGCCACCACCGGAGCTCTGATCTATGGTATCAGACGCGGTGGCTTTTCCTGGATCTGGGGAAGA AAATCACAAAACAATCAGGATGCTTCCCTGAACATGGGGGTAGATGGCTATATCTGTGTTGGCCTGCTGGACAATGAGGCAAACCAGCACAGTTCAGACCACACCCCTCTGAACACCGAGAGTGCCTCAGTAGCTGCATCAACCTCTGGATCCAATGAGGTTGATGACAGCAACGTCAGCTCTGAGCAGCCTGGTACCAGTCTGCGTCCCGCCAGGAGGACTTCCGCTTGGTACGATTTATCAAAAAGAGGCTGCACGACAAAGCCCCTCACAGCCTACGCTCTCGCTACAGGGGTGCACAAACGACAGCTGGAGGCACGGAAATATAGGCCACAAGTGGAGTGTCATATTGTGGTCATTCATGACCCGGAGTACGAGGAGATGGTGCGGAGGTTTGACGAAACCACATTCATAGGTCGAACCTAtcgtgcgagaggtccgaagaTCTTAGAGGCACGGACCTTTATCTTCTTGGATGAAGAGCCTGAGAGCAGCGTCAAGGAGGAGATGCCTTCAACCAGTCGGCAGCAGGACGTTGAAGGCAGTGTCTCAG GTGCTGAAGAGAGCGTGTCATCGGCAGGAGTAGTGGTGGCTCAAGTTCTTGACCACCCTGAGAGCACCAGCACAGAGCAGTGTGCTCCAACTCCTGCCACAAACAGCAGACGGTGGAAGATTGGCTCCCGTCTGAGGAAGGCATTGAGAGCCTTCAGTTGCTGCTCTGCCTCCAGAGACAGCAACAGTGAACCTGAACCAGCGGTTCAGGACGAGCCCAATCAGAACCAGGGCTCCAGGACGCCTCGAAGATCTGGAGGGTTCCTGAGGAGGCTGTTCCACAAACGGAGATGA